GTATGTCATCTGAAAACTTGATGCTTAGCTTACTCATTCCAGGTCCTAGGCAACCAGGGAACGACATTGATGTATATTTGCAGCCTCTGAGAGATGATTTAGTGAAGTTGTGGAATGGTGTTGAAATGTATGATGCCTATAGTAAAGCCATGTTCAACCTTAGAGCTATCTTATTATGGACCATTAATGATTTTCCAGCTTATGGAAACTTATCTGGGTTGGCTGTAAAAGGAGAATTTGGTTGTCCCGTATGTGGTCCTGATATATCCTCTCAGTGGTTACCTCttgcaaaaaaaaacagtttaTATGGACCATAGGCGATTCTTCCACGAAACCATCAATTCCGCAAAAAGCACAAATGGTTCAATGGTAATGTAGAGAAAAGGATGAGGCCTAAAATTTTTACTGGGAGAGCTATAGTTGCAGCTTTAGCTGGATTTAAAAATACGTGggggaaaaaaaaagggaaagtGAAGAAGTTAAAAAGAGGTGATACGGCTAAGATACTGAAGAAGAAGTCTGTGTTATATGACTTGCCATATGGGGAGGTTCTGATCTTAACCTTGCTATTAGCTATCATTAGATACTATGATATTGATTTATGTGTTTGATATGTTTTCTGTTTTGCTGTTTTATATATAGGAACTGCCTTTGTGTTATAATACGGATGTCATGCATTGTGAAAAGAATGTGTCTAAGGCTATTTTACGAGCCATCTTTGATGAGAAGGGGAATTCTAAAATTAGAGGTTTATCATGTAGAGATTTAGAGTTGATGGAACTTATGGACGATGATGTTcctaaagaagaaagaaaagataaGATTGATAGTTCACAACCTTACACCTTTACAAAAGTTGAGCTTCAGAAGTTTTGTTGGAGGCTATACATGCAAAGATTTCCTGATGGATACTGCTCCAATATAGCAAATTGTGTCAAGATGAAAGATTGCAAACTTCAGGGACTGAAGTCCCATGATCATCATGTCTTAATGCAGTAACTTTTGTCAGTTGCTGTGAAAGGACTTTTGCCAGTAGGACTTAGAAAAGCAATATATCGTATGTCATCCTTTTTCCGTGAGTTGTGTCAAAGAGTACTTAATAAGAGAAGATTGGAAGAGCTAGAAGATGAGATTATTGAaactttgtgtttgtttgaGAGGTACTTCCCTCCATCGTTTTTCGACGTAATGATTCATCTTACAATTCACATAGGAAGAGAAGCAAAACTATGTGGTCCTGTGCATTATAGATGGATGTACCCTTTTGAGAGGTATACatttttgaattataattctttttagttttcttGTGATGTATGTGTTTGTGTTAACTTTTGAGTTGAATTATGTAACTGTTTAGATACATGAAGGTGCTTAAAGATTATGTTAAGAATCGTGCATGTCCAGAAGGAAGTATTGCAGAAAATTACCTAGCTGATGAGTGTATTCGGTTTTGTGGTCGATATAGTAAACATCCTATCTTTAGTAGTAAGCGAAAACGGAATGATGTTGATGAAAATGAGTTTATTAATGAAGGATCAACGATTCTAAAGGGTCAATCTGTTCAACTTACTGATGAAATGCACAAGGCTGTGCATCTCTGTGTTCCTAACAACAGTGAACAAGTTGTGCCTTAGATTGAGTAAGTAAATAGATATTCCTCTGTTCTGAAAATTTTCTAAGCTTCAGGAAATTAAATTTCTTAAAGTTGTCTTCGATTTATGCTTCAATAGGGCTCATAAGGAAGAGTTAAAGTGTGATGATCAACGTTTGATAAACGACTCCAAAATGCTAGAAAAAGAGCATTTGGAAACATTTATCGAATGGTTAAAAGCTAAGGTTTGGTCTATTAATCCATTGACAACTGTTGTATGCTATTGTTTCTGTTAATTTTATGCCTAGTCTAAAAGTgcatttattttcaataattgTTTCCAGATTAGGTCTGAAGGGAAAAGTATTAGTGTTGGTCTTGATGATACGTTGTTTTACCTTGCAAAAGGGCCAAGGCGTTGTGCAATGTCGTACTCTGGTTTTATTATCAATGGGAAACGCTTCCATACCATGGAAGCTAATGTGTCTACGCAAGATTATGGTGTGCATATAGAAGCAGATAACTTATGCAATTATTATGGCATTATTAGAGATATTTTGGTTTTGGACTTCCACAAGTTACGCCTAGCTGTTTTTCAGTGTGATTGGGCTAACATGGGTCCTGGTGTGAAAAAAGTAGATGGATTCACCTTAGTTAACCTTCATGAAGgtttaactaaaaaagatccATTTATTTTAGCTTCGCATGCCCAACAAGTGTTTTATTCTAAAGAATCTGAACAATCAAGTTGGTATGTGGTGTTGAAGGCACcaccaagaggtttttatgaTCTGGAACTATTTGATGAGAGTGTGTTTACATCTTTTGTTGCTCAAGAGTCCTCTGCACTTCATGTAGACAATGATGATGGTGTTGAACCTTAACCATAAGTTTTATGTATGATACATCTGTGATTGTTGTATTCAGTATCCAGttttgtattaattaagaCACAAAGCCACAACTTGTGTATTTTGTAATCCA
This genomic interval from Argentina anserina chromosome 1, drPotAnse1.1, whole genome shotgun sequence contains the following:
- the LOC126803657 gene encoding uncharacterized protein LOC126803657, producing the protein MVLVIYNLPPNVCMSSENLMLSLLIPGPRQPGNDIDVYLQPLRDDLVKLWNGVEMYDAYSKAMFNLRAILLWTINDFPAYGNLSGLAAILPRNHQFRKKHKWFNGNVEKRMRPKIFTGRAIVAALAGFKNTWGKKKGKVKKLKRGDTAKILKKKSVLYDLPYGEELPLCYNTDVMHCEKNVSKAILRAIFDEKGNSKIRGLSCRDLELMELMDDDVPKEERKDKIDSSQPYTFTKVELQKFCWRLYMQRFPDGYCSNIANCVKMKDCKLQGLKSHDHHVLMQVLNKRRLEELEDEIIETLCLFERYFPPSFFDVMIHLTIHIGREAKLCGPVHYRWMYPFERYMKVLKDYVKNRACPEGSIAENYLADECIRFCGRYSKHPIFSSKRKRNDVDENEFINEGSTILKGQSVQLTDEMHKAVHLCVPNNSEQIRSEGKSISVGLDDTLFYLAKGPRRCAMSYSGFIINGKRFHTMEANVSTQDYGVHIEADNLCNYYGIIRDILVLDFHKLRLAVFQCDWANMGPGVKKVDGFTLVNLHEGLTKKDPFILASHAQQVFYSKESEQSSWYVVLKAPPRGFYDLELFDESVFTSFVAQESSALHVDNDDGVEP